The Numenius arquata chromosome 7, bNumArq3.hap1.1, whole genome shotgun sequence genome has a window encoding:
- the ZBTB24 gene encoding zinc finger and BTB domain-containing protein 24 — translation MAEAAPDASEKLVVIHSKAHKDTILANFEEQRKKDFLCDITLIVENVQFRAHKALLAASSEYFSMMFVDEGEIGQSIYMLEGMVADTFGALLEFIYTGCLRASEKSTEQILATAQLLKVTDLVWACTDYQASHSPSSALPAPANSGASVGVVASDKKNEDPPKRKRGRPRKVKNVQEEKSAANSTEDVQLRENNSMQNKQNFMKKDTAEEETVVSEQDPASKDAEETEPACGSEAAVDLSAEKDENYDPKSEGIQSTQSRYSKRRIRRSIKLKDYKLLGDEDEKGLPKRTDGKRKRAGSEARCKDCGKVFKYNHFLAIHQRSHTGERPFKCSECGKGFSQKHSLQVHERMHTGERPYTCTTCNKALTTKHSLLEHMSLHTGQKAFTCDQCGKYFSQKRQLKSHYRVHTGRSLPECNQCRRKFMDAAQLKKHLRTHTGEKPFTCEICGKSFTAKSSLQTHIRIHRGEKPYSCSICGKSFSDSSAKRRHCILHTGKKPFSCPECSLQFARLDNLKSHLKIHSKEKQFQEASAAPSTNTNSEEVRNILQLQQYQLATSGGQEIQLLVTDAVHNINFMPSHNQGISIVTAENAPSMTTAQAANLTLLAQPPQQLQNLLLSAQQEQAEQIQSINMIANQIETTQPEQMHVITLSKEALEHLHAHQGQNEEIHLAGSSHPAQHVQLTQESSQQSHSSQDTVPSHQISEEQNQSVPVSESHQQPLSVNESSHEHPIQGQAF, via the exons ATGGCAGAAGCGGCTCCTGATGCTTCTGAGAAACTGGTTGTCATCCACTCAAAGGCTCACAAAGATACTATTCTAGCCAATTttgaagaacaaaggaaaaaggattttctttgtgACATTACCCTAATAGTGGAGAATGTGCAATTCAGAGCCCATAAAGCTTTGCTTGCTGCCAGCAGTGAATACTTCTCCATGATGTTTGTAGATGAGGGTGAAATAGGGCAGTCAATTTACATGTTGGAGGGAATGGTTGCAGACACCTTTGGGGCACTGCTAGAATTTATCTACACTGGCTGCCTCCGTGCCAGTgaaaaaagcacagaacaaaTTCTGGCTACTGCGCAGCTGCTGAAAGTGACTGACTTGGTTTGGGCCTGTACAGACTATCAGGCCAGCCATAGCCCAAGTAGTGCGTTACCAGCTCCAGCTAACAGTGGAGCCTCTGTAGGTGTTGTTGCAAGTGACAAGAAAAATGAAGATCCACCAAAGCGAAAACGAGGGCGACCGAGGAAAGTCAAGAATGTCCAAGAAGAAAAATCAGCTGCAAATTCTACCGAAGATGTGCAGCTGAGAGAGAACAACTCCatgcaaaataagcaaaattttatgaagaaagacactgcagaagaagaaacagtTGTCAGCGAACAGGATCCAGCGAGTAAAGATGCAGAAGAAACTGAACCTGCTTGTGGCTCAGAAGCTGCTGTTGATCTGTCAGCTGAGAAAGATGAGAATTATGATCCCAAATCTGAAGGAATACAGAGCACTCAGAGCCGTTACAGCAAACGCAGAATAAGGAGGTCAATCAAACTAAAAGATTATAAACTTCTTGGTGATGAGGATGAAAAAGGACTGCCAAAGAGAactgatggaaaaagaaaacgtGCGGGTTCTGAAGCTCGCTGTAAAGACTGTGGCAAAGTATTTAAATATAACCACTTCTTAGCTATTCATCAGCGGAGCCATACAG GGGAGCGCCCTTTTAAGTGCAGCGAGTGTGGCAAAGGCTTTTCCCAGAAGCATTCTCTTCAAGTCCATGAGCGGATGCACACTGGAGAACGGCCATACACGTGCACCACCTGCAATAAGGCTCTGACAACAAAGCATTCTCTTCTGGAGCATATGAGCCTACATACAG GGCAGAAGGCTTTTACTTGTGATCAGTGTGGGAAATACTTCAGCCAGAAGAGACAGCTCAAGAGTCACTATCGAGTACACACAG GCCGTTCACTGCCGGAATGTAACCAGTGTCGTCGCAAATTCATGGATGCAGCTCAGTTAAAGAAACATCTAAGAACACATACAG GTGAGAAGCCATTCACTTGTGAAATTTGTGGCAAATCGTTTACAGCTAAAAGTTCTCTGCAGACTCACATTAGAATTCACAG AGGAGAAAAGCCATATTCTTGTAGTATATGTGGAAAATCCTTCTCTGATTCCAGTGCTAAGAGAAGACACTGTATCTTACACACAGGCAAAAAGCCTTTCTCCTGCCCAGAATGTAGTTTGCAGTTTGCTCGTCTGGACAATCTGAAGTCTCACTTGAAAATCCATAGCAAGGAAAAGCAGTTTCAGGAAGCCAGTGCTGCTCCGAGCACCAACACTAATTCAGAAGAAGTGAGAAACATCCTTCAGCTGCAGCAATATCAACTCGCCACCTCTGGAGGGCAGGAAATTCAACTCCTGGTTACAGATGCAGTACATAATATAAACTTCATGCCTAGTCATAACCAAGGCATTAGTATCGTTACTGCGGAAAATGCCCCAAGTATGACAACAGCGCAGGCTGCTAACCTCACGTTGCTTGCTCAGCCGCCACAGCAGTTGCAAAACTTGTTGCTTTCAGCTCAGCAGGAGCAAGCAGAACAAATCCAAAGTATCAATATGATTGCAAACCAAATAGAGACTACCCAACCTGAACAAATGCACGTCATCACTCTTTCCAAGGAAGCACTAGAACATCTCCATGCTCATCAAGGACAAAATGAAGAAATCCACTTAGCAGGATCTTCACATCCAGCTCAGCACGTGCAGCTGACTCAGGAATCAAGTCAACAGTCTCACTCTAGTCAAGATACGGTTCCTTCCCATCAAATCAGTGAAGAACAGAATCAAAGTGTACCTGTTTCTGAATCCCATCAGCAGCCTCTGTCAGTAAATGAGTCATCTCATGAGCATCCTATTCAAGGACAGGCCTTCTGA